The following proteins come from a genomic window of Miscanthus floridulus cultivar M001 chromosome 2, ASM1932011v1, whole genome shotgun sequence:
- the LOC136521597 gene encoding LOW QUALITY PROTEIN: protein FLOURY ENDOSPERM 6, chloroplastic-like (The sequence of the model RefSeq protein was modified relative to this genomic sequence to represent the inferred CDS: deleted 1 base in 1 codon), with amino-acid sequence MRCDARVRRARDGDSHSTVRRGGLWAAGGCSLQAVVVVASAGRHGRYGARRHSAPDGWACLGECALALRRRHSIRTRRRARGGIGIGSPPAARPSPPHLPLPPVALSPPSSACLCASLQFSSSPSGSTERDATAMPALVPSLLLPIPALILPAPPRCHPRRRRCLLPAASSTSSSPHSSRQPYYRRRRHDAPSQTPTPAPRPSSQPQPPPRDANAAAPRGRGQEELEAAIYDFMCRSAKPGAFPTHEELVAAGRSDLAAAVASSGGWLSLGWSSSTAAEGPATTAAPRSSGEGHPDYPPETGAYYRGDLVPGSVEDSEWEEEEEEDDDDDEEEASSSGREKETEETSEVKFKAGIEGMLTRLQKDRERARPPPRSSTHDTQGQRDDDAGNSGAPSHTAAGGRHIPRVPENGSVHGSHSQNGTIEGNSTLQSSSNDAWKTWTLGKGGLSHFEAAEVLPTERRKLSQHDDIASVQNDVQMSSNGVAVSDYPSDGVGTERDEIHSRLQTLELDLSAALKTLRSRFDKVLSEMSNSNGTTVLDDISDDWEFEETKVMQAQEELRSIRAKIAVLEGKMALEIFERNKIIEDKQRRLDEVEKALSELRTVCIMWANPASDVLVVGSFDGWTSQRKMERSENGMFSLNLRLYPGRYEIKFIVDGVWKNDPLRPTVHNNGHENNLLIVT; translated from the exons ATGCGATGCGACGCGCGGGTGCGCCGTGCGCGAGACGGCGACAGCCACTCGACCGTTCGGCGTGGGGGGCTCTGGGCCGCGGgaggctgcagcctgcaggctgTAGTGGTGGTAGCCAGCGCAGGCAGGCACGGTCGGTACGGGGCGAGGCGGCACAGCGCGCCTGACGGTTGGGCCTGCTTGGGCGAGTGCGCGTTGGCGTTGCGGCGTCGCCATTCGATTCGCACGAGGCGCAGAGCGCGCGGGGGGATTGGCATTGGCTCGCCACCGGCTGCACGCCCCTCTCCTCCTCATCTTCCTCTCCCTCCCGTCGCGCTCTCGCCTCCCTCCTCTGCCTGCCTCTGCGCTTCACTTCAATTCTCCTCCTCGCCGAGCGGGAGCACCGAGAGAGATGCGACCGCGATGCCCGCACTCGTCCCCTCGCTGCTCCTCCCAATCCCAGCCCTGATCCTACCCGCGCCACCTCGCTgccacccccgccgccgccgctgcctcctgcCCGCCGCGTCGTCCACCTCCTCGTCCCCGCACTCTTCCAGGCAGCCAtactaccgccgccgccgccacgacgcCCCGAGCCAGACACCGACGCCTGCGCCACGCCCGTCCTcccagccgcagccgccgccgcgcgACGCAAATGCCGCCGCGCCCCGCGGTCGGGGCCAGGAGGAGCTGGAGGCGGCGATCTACGACTTCATGTGCCGCTCCGCCAAGCCGGGAGCCTTCCCCACCCACGAGGAGCTCGTCGCGGCG GGCCGCTCCGACCTCGCGGCCGCCGTCGCGTCCAGCGGGGGCTGGCTCTCCCTCGGCTGGTCGTCCTCCACCGCCGCGGAGGGCCCCGCCACCACGGCCGCGCCGCGCTCATCGGGCGAGGGCCACCCTGACTACCCACCCGAGACGGGCGCGTATTACCGTGGTGACCTAGTGCCGGGCTCGGTGGAGGACTCCGAGTG ggaggaggaggaggaggaggacgacgacgacgacgaagaggaggcgtCATCATCTGGGCGGGAGAAGGAAACAGAGGAGACCAG CGAGGTCAAGTTCAAAGCAGGAATCGAGGGGATGCTCACCAGGCTGCAGAAGGATAGGGAGCGAGCGCGGCCACCTCCACGGAGTAGTACCCACGACACACAGGGCCAAAGAGACGATGATG CTGGCAACAGTGGCGCCCCTAGTCATACAGCGGCTGGTGGCAGGCATATTCCAAGGGTACCTGAGAATGGAAGTGTCCATGGATCTCATTCTCAAAATGGAACAATAGAGGGCAACAGCACCTTACAGAGTTCAAGCAATGATGCATGGAAAACATGGACCCTTGGCAAGGGTGGTTTATCTCATTTTGAAG CTGCTGAGGTCCTACCTACTGAAAGAAGAAAATTATCCCAACATGATGACATTGCATCTGTGCAAAATGACGTTCAAATGTCATCGAATGGTGTGGCTGTAAGTGATTATCCTAGTGATGGTGTTGGCACTGAAAGAGATGAGATACATTCACGTCTTCAAACTCTGGAATTGGACCTTTCTGCTGCTCTCAAGACATTAAGATCAagatttgataaagttttatcagAGATG TCAAATAGTAATGGAACAACTGTGCTGGATGACATCTCTGATGATTGGGAATTTGAGGAGACAAaggtaatgcaggctcaggaggAGCTAAGATCAATCCGGGCTAAAATAGCTGTGTTAGAAGGGAAGATGGCACTTGAGATATT TGAAAGGAACAAAATAATTGAAGATAAACAAAGGAGGCTTGATGAAGTTGAGAAGGCACTGAGTGAGCTCCGTACTGTTTGTATTATGTGGGCCAACCCTGCTTCAGATGTTTTAGTGGTTGGGTCCTTTGATGGCTGGACGAGTCAA AGAAAGATGGAAAGATCAGAAAACGGCATGTTTTCCTTAAATCTGAGACTGTACCCTGGTAGATATGAG ATTAAGTTTATCGTTGATGGTGTTTGGAAGAATGATCCGCTGCGACCCACTGTGCACAACAATGGGCATGAAAACAACCTTCTGATTGTCACTTGA